A stretch of Gymnodinialimonas phycosphaerae DNA encodes these proteins:
- a CDS encoding cell division protein ZapA translates to MPEVEIEIGTRVFSVACQDGEEPFLRSAAKMLDTEAAVVLGQIGRMPPERMLLMAGLMLADKTAALEDDLRELQDKIATQDRALRSAEERLADRGRKIAEMQQSGGEGASVAIPEELSAGFAELAARAEAMAEAMEAAGEAPSGD, encoded by the coding sequence ATGCCTGAGGTGGAAATCGAGATCGGCACCCGCGTCTTCAGTGTCGCCTGCCAGGATGGTGAAGAGCCGTTCCTGCGCTCGGCGGCAAAGATGCTGGATACGGAAGCTGCGGTGGTCCTGGGGCAGATTGGGCGCATGCCGCCCGAGCGGATGCTGTTGATGGCGGGCCTGATGCTGGCCGACAAGACGGCGGCGCTGGAGGATGACCTGCGCGAGTTGCAGGACAAGATCGCGACCCAGGACCGGGCCCTGCGCTCGGCGGAAGAGCGGTTGGCGGACCGGGGCCGCAAGATTGCCGAGATGCAGCAAAGCGGTGGCGAGGGGGCGTCGGTGGCGATCCCGGAAGAGCTGAGCGCCGGATTTGCCGAATTGGCGGCCCGGGCCGAGGCGATGGCGGAAGCGATGGAAGCCGCTGGTGAGGCCCCTTCGGGGGACTGA